The sequence GCTCGCCGCCTCCGTCTCGTTCGCGTGGGCGATCGCGCGCTCGACCAGGCCGGCGCCGATGCCGCGGCCGCGTGCTGCTTCGGCCACGTAAAGATCGCTCAGAAACCAGATACGGCGGCAATACCACGACGACCACAGCGGATAGAGCTGGATGAAGCCGCTCGCTTCAGCGGCGATCCACCCGACAAAAACAACCGACTCCTCACCTGCCAAACGCTCCTGCAAAAAGCGTTGCGACGTATCGTCCGTACGCCCCGCGAAGAAGGCTCGATAGGCGTCAAAAAGAGGAAGGATATGCGCGACGTCTCCAGCCGACGCACGCGTAATCCGAAAGCTTGCGGGCCTCACTGAACTTCAGTTCGACGCCGGCGCCAAAAATCTAACTACCGCAAGCGGCCGCTGCATCGTTTGTTAACGCATAGACATTTCGAGGCGCACAGGCTCGCCTGTATTGGTGCCGAAGGGAAGCGCCAGCCCCAACGCGAGTTGGGCGGCCTATTGCTACTTGGAGGTAGGAAGCACATGCGACACTCGTCACGCGTGATAGCCTCGCTACTCGGGCTCACGCTTACCCTTACTGCATGCGGAGGACAGAATTCCTCACTTCCGTCGCTGCTTTCGAGCAACGGCGGACCAACCGCGGAATCTTCAGTGCGCAACGCGTCAC comes from Candidatus Cybelea sp. and encodes:
- a CDS encoding GNAT family N-acetyltransferase, which gives rise to MRPASFRITRASAGDVAHILPLFDAYRAFFAGRTDDTSQRFLQERLAGEESVVFVGWIAAEASGFIQLYPLWSSWYCRRIWFLSDLYVAEAARGRGIGAGLVERAIAHANETEAASIMVELPRREPHLADFYAKLGFAKDEVFELARYQGTIAFHREVGTMEKGLPHQHDNGTVHVHDDAFPGHTHDHSHAHAHYDGTVHRHEHSHDGADHDHEHDHEDERDVAP